The Morganella morganii sequence AAAAATGTCCTTGTTTGGCGAGAATGATCAGGGACAGCCGGGTCAGCACCTCTTCATCATAAATACGAGTCAGGCCCCTGCGCCCGGCAGGCGTGATCAGGCCTTTGCTTTCATAATAGCGGATGGTGGCGGTTGTCAGGCCGGTCAGCTCTGCGACACGGCCGATATCAATCATTTTCATGCTGCATCACGCAGGGATGCCAGGGAGCGGATCTGTTTACCGTCCGGTGTGAAATTATCCGCTGACAGCCACTGTTCCAGGGCGTGGTTAACCAGCGGCCATTCACGGTCAGTAATGGAAAACCATTCGGTGTCACGGGTGCGGCCTTTGACAACCCGCGCCTGACGGAAACAGCCTTCATACTGAAAACCCAGGCGCAGTGCCGCATTGCGGGACGGTGCATTGAGGCTGTCACATTTCCATTCATAACGGCGGTAACCGAGGGTATCAAATACATATTTCATCAGCAGCCAGTGGGCTTCTGTTGACATCACCGTGCCGCTGAGCAGCGGGGAAAAATGCACATGACCGACTTCCGTGACGCCGTTTTTCTCATCAGTCCGCATCAGGGAAAACAGGCCAACGGCTTTGCCGGTGTGCTTATCCGTAATCGTGAAAAACAGCGGATCCGACGATTGTGCATTTTTTTCGGTACGGGCGCGGTATTCATTCAGATCGACCGGTGGTTCATCCGGCAGCCAGGTCCAGTAACGCCCGTCAGGGGCGAGTGAAAATGCCCGGTACAGGTCATCCGCATGGGACGGGCTCAGCGGATCGATCCGGCAGTGACGGCCTTCCGCACTGATGCGGGCAGGGTAAGGGCGGGCGGTCCAGTCCGGAACGATATCACCGACAGTTTGTCCGAATGCATTTATCTGACTCATTTATTTTCTCTCCGCGCTGTTTTGCTTTCCTGTACTGTAATATGCTGAACGGGATGAGAAAAGAGCCGGTTTTTTAAAATTTCAGAGAACCACTTCAGTGATTGGTATTTACAGCACGATTTTCCGGCAGAATAATTTTGATGCGGTAAAATAGTGCTGTTCAGATAAATAAAACGCCGGGAAATCTTCCGGCGTATTATTCTGTGCTAATCAGATACAGATCATTAAATATGGATATTCACGGATTATTTCCCGGAATATACTCTGGGGGAGTACATAACCTTGATGTATTCTCCGCTATAATCAGAAAAATAGTGGAAACAGAGACTGACAGGCAAATTATGGCGGTATTTCGTTATCATAATGTGATATTTCCGTAAATCTGTTAACAGCCTCTGATCTGATGAAATACAGGTTAACAGTGATGAGTGAAGCAGTAAGAGAAACACCCGTGCGGCGTAAAAAGAAACTGAATGGCCGGAATTTTTCACAATTTTTTATCTGCCTGTCTGTGTTGCTTGCTGCCATGTTTTTTTCACTGTTTTACGGCAGCGTCAATATGGAATTTCATCAGAAGCTGGATACGGTAATCAAAATTATTAGCGGGGGCATCAGCGGTGATGATCTCCTGCCGTATGAAACCATCATTTATAATATCCGTCTGCCCCGGATTATCCTGGTGGCAATTACCGGTGCATCCCTGTCGCTGGTGGGGATCCTGATGCAGACCATAACCCGCAATGAACTGGCCGACCCGTATATTCTCGGGGTTTCCTCCGGTGCCAGCGCGGGGGCGGTATCTGCCATTGTGCTCGGGTTATTTGCTTTTATGTCACCGTATAATGTCTATATCGGTGCATTTGCCGGCGGGCTGATTTCCACTGCTATTATTGTCCTGTTTAATTTCAAAAAGAGCAATATGACCAATCTGGTGCTGATTGGTATCGGTATTTCCAGTCTGTTTTCTGCTATCACTACTGCCATTATTTATCTGTCCAAGAATGAAAGTCAGGTTAAAAGTGCAATGTTCTGGATGCTGGGCAGTTTCTCCGGTATTAAATGGTCTTATATCCCACTGCCGCTGGTGGCATTAATTGCAGTATTAATTTTTTGTCTGTTATTCAGCAATGTGCTTGATACGTTATTGTTAGGTGCGGATGCATCAGCACAATTAGGTGTAA is a genomic window containing:
- a CDS encoding GNAT family N-acetyltransferase, encoding MSQINAFGQTVGDIVPDWTARPYPARISAEGRHCRIDPLSPSHADDLYRAFSLAPDGRYWTWLPDEPPVDLNEYRARTEKNAQSSDPLFFTITDKHTGKAVGLFSLMRTDEKNGVTEVGHVHFSPLLSGTVMSTEAHWLLMKYVFDTLGYRRYEWKCDSLNAPSRNAALRLGFQYEGCFRQARVVKGRTRDTEWFSITDREWPLVNHALEQWLSADNFTPDGKQIRSLASLRDAA
- a CDS encoding iron ABC transporter permease; translated protein: MEFHQKLDTVIKIISGGISGDDLLPYETIIYNIRLPRIILVAITGASLSLVGILMQTITRNELADPYILGVSSGASAGAVSAIVLGLFAFMSPYNVYIGAFAGGLISTAIIVLFNFKKSNMTNLVLIGIGISSLFSAITTAIIYLSKNESQVKSAMFWMLGSFSGIKWSYIPLPLVALIAVLIFCLLFSNVLDTLLLGADASAQLGVNVGAIKLAVIILSSFVVSIIVANVGVIAFIGLIIPHIVRNTISVKHFKLSLYSCLVGGAFLVIIDTISRSWFKPEEIPVGILTSLIGAPLFVYIIIKANRSR